From a region of the Babylonia areolata isolate BAREFJ2019XMU chromosome 25, ASM4173473v1, whole genome shotgun sequence genome:
- the LOC143299463 gene encoding 5-aminolevulinate synthase, erythroid-specific, mitochondrial-like — protein MSSIACPFLNKFSMGAIRQCAPQLLNMAKRCPIMAHTTIAAHSSAAANSGSSANASSSSSSNNSGGAAGTAVSSRAVSTTTSSNAVTPVSTALAEASSKCPFLNSEMTAVRMTSQEQQEDTIMMEEDPVDMDESAFKYDDFFAEELEKKKRDHTYRTFRKVMRAGSSFPHAQEHTQGVKDITVWCSNDYHGMSWHPAVLQAVRDALENHGAGAGGTRNISGNSPLHEELEGLVAQLHQKEAGLVFTSCYVANDTTLFTLGKALPGMHYFSDAGNHASMIQGIRNSGAKKHIFRHNDPEHLESLLKSVDPSIPKIVAFETVHSMDGSICPTNELCDVAHKYGALTFVDEVHAVGLYGDHGAGVGEQDNCLHKMDIISGTLGKAFGNMGGYIVGSEKLVDMIRSYGSGFIFTTALPPTVLAGCVASIKVLASEEGRELRRKQRANVSYIREKLVEAGIPAMHSPSHIIPIHVGDAAVSMALSNELMSQHGIYVQAINYPTVARGTERLRLAPTAHHTRQMMDYFVDSISSVWREAGQPMFQHTHPKACESCKKDLSLGRLYSPEPICQRSNCTYQSMQMALA, from the exons ATGAGTTCCATCGCCTGCCCCTTCCTCAACAAGTTCTCCATGGGCGCCATCCGCCAGTGTGCCCCGCAGCTGCTGAACATGGCCAAGCGCTGCCCCATCATGGCGCACACCACCATCGCTGCCCACTCCAGCGCTGCTGCCAACAGTGGCTCCAGTGCCaacgccagcagcagcagcagcagcaataacagcggTGGCGCCGCTGGCACTGCCGTGTCATCTCGTGCTGTGTCGACCACCACCAGCTCTAACGCTGTGACCCCTGTGTCTACAGCACTGgctgaag CCTCCTCTAAGTGCCCCTTCCTGAACAGTGAGATGACGGCGGTGCGCATGACCAGCCAGGAGCAGCAGGAAGACACCATCATGATGGAGGAGGACCCCGTGGACATGGACG agtcTGCGTTCAAGTACGACGACTTCTTTGCGGAggagctggagaagaagaagcggGACCACACGTACCGCACGTTCCGCAAGGTGATGCGTGCGGGGAGCAGCTTCCCGCACGCCCAGGAGCACACCCAGGGGGTGAAGGACATCACGGTGTGGTGCAGCAACGACTACCATGGCATGAGCTGGCACCCTGCCGTCCTGCAGGCtgtcag GGATGCCCTGGAGAACCACGGGGCGGGCGCTGGGGGGACGCGCAACATCTCGGGCAACTCCCCCTTGCACGAGGAGCTGGAGGGCCTGGTGGCCCAGCTGCACCAGAAGGAGGCGGGGCTGGTGTTCACCTCCTGCTATGTGGCCAACGACACCACCCTCTTCACCCTGGGCAAGGCTCTGCCTG GGATGCACTACTTCTCGGACGCTGGCAACCACGCCTCCATGATCCAAGGCATCCGCAACAGCGGCGCCAAGAAGCACATCTTCCGGCACAATGACCCCGAACACCTGGAGTCCCTGCTGAAGTCTGTGGACCCCAGCATCCCCAAGATCGTCGCCTTTGAGACCGTGCATTCCATGGACG ggTCCATCTGCCCGACGAACGAGCTGTGCGACGTGGCCCACAAGTACGGGGCCCTGACCTTCGTGGACGAGGTGCACGCCGTGGGGCTGTACGGGGACCACGGGGCGGGCGTGGGTGAGCAGGACAACTGCCTGCACAAGATGGACATCATCTCAGGCACCCTGG GGAAAGCGTTTGGCAACATGGGGGGCTACATTGTGGGGTCGGAGAAGCTGGTGGACATGATCCGAAGCTATGGGTCTGGCTTCATCTTCACCACGGCCCTGCCCCCAACtgtgctggctggctgtgtggctTCCATCAAG GTGCTGGCCAGTGAGGAGGGGCGAGAGCTGCGCCGGAAGCAGAGGGCCAACGTGTCGTACATCCGCGAGAAGCTGGTGGAGGCTGGAATCCCTGCCATGCACAGCCCCAGCCACATCATCCCCATCCAC GTGGGTGACGCAGCCGTCTCCATGGCCCTGTCCAACGAGCTGATGAGCCAGCACGGGATCTACGTGCAGGCCATCAACTACCCCACGGTGGCCCGGGGCACGGAGCGCCTGCGCCTGGCCCCCACGGCCCACCACACCCGCCAGATGATGGACTACTTCGTGGACTCCATCAGCAGCGTCTGGCGCGAGGCTGGCCAGCCCATGTTCCAGCACACCCACCCCAAGGCCTGCGAGAGCTGCAAGAAGGACCTGTCGCTGGGCCGCCTCTACAGCCCTGAGCCCATCTGCCAGCGCTCCAACTGCACCTACCAGAGCATGCAGATGGCCCTGGCCTGA